The region cgactcaatggacatgagtttgagtaaactccgggagttggtgatgggcagggaggcctggcatgctgtggttcatggggtcgcagagtcagacatgactgagcgactgaactgaactgaatgagataACAGACATAGGGTATTTGGAGTGAAACACAATTATGGAAAATTACTCCAAgagttttgtttgcattttctagcAATACCCAGGGAAGAGGCTGCCTGCATAGATTCAGTTTCCCAGGGGACTAGTGATGTTCCTCTCCTGCAGGGAAAGATGCACTTTTCATGGGCTCTTAGGGTCTCTAGATGCCTAACAGCTGGCTTTATAGATACTGTACTTCTATAGGATGTCAATAGCTGGCATCCAAGCTTTGACTGCTTAGTACCCAGTAGTTGGTTTGTTCTACTTATAAAGTTGCTCTCTTATTCCCTTTCCCCCAAAAAGGAAAGCACTGAGGGTCAGGGTCACCATGCCGCTATCTTagggtatatgtgtgtgagttGTTAGCAGCCAGCACTCAGCTGCTAGAGGACAGACCACTGTCTACTCCAGTCTATCCCTTGAACCTCTCAGAtgcattcactttttaaaaagtttttctaaCATGGACCATTGTAAAAGTCTTCACTGagtttgttataatattgtttccttttgttttggttttctgcctgtgaggcatgtgggattttaggctcccctaccagggattgaacctacatcctCTGCACTAGAAGGCAAAGTCTTGGCAACTAGACCACAGGAAAGTCccagattcattcatttttcatagGTTCACTCCATTTGGACATAGGGTTTCCAGAATTCTGACTGGTCACATTTTCAAGGgaaatttccaagaaaaagatTAGTTGAATTAACGACTGCCCCTGCAGTTGCAGTCAGTCCCAAGGCTGCAAGCaatcctcctcttctccctcctctttcacccattctagctccccttccccttttccttcacATTCAATCATTTCAGTGGATCTAGATGGAGTCCCTTCTAGCATGATCCAGATCCTCGTCCATGTCAGTTCTGAACCCCTGGTTGCTATGCCTCATCATGCTATGGTTGTTTTCATGGTCCACTAAGAGTTAGAGTTGGCAGAAATAAGAAATGCTTACTTGCCTGAGTGCCAACCTCCCAGTCCCCATTGTGGAAGAGCAGTTTTCTTTCCTCCTGAAGATCATGGTAAATTGCCCTTGTAAACAGGGTAACTCCTCTTTGTGACTGCTGGTCTACTCTCACAGTGAGCTTAAAATGACCAGGCAGAAGGTGTAGCTTTAAATTTAGTGAGATTTATTGTGTCTCCAGTTGAATCAGGACTGCTTAATCCACAGAGGCCAGAGTCATCAGGACTGGAAACACAAATTTCCCCAGTTGGGTCACTGATGAGTGGAGCCACTCTAACTTCCACCCACCAGTTCTTGGCAGGAAGCATCCCTTTTTAATGGACATCCAAGCTGAAAACGGATCCATTCCATTGGACAAGAACACAGACCCCGTGACCACTCCCTGACTGGAGAAGCTAGTGGTTTTCTTATGCAATCTTCTCAAGCCTTTCACCCAACTGTATTGCTGACTCATGAATATTTGCTAACAAACAAGTGATATCAATGCCCAAAATAGAAGAACTTACAGGAAAATTTTAACATTGAATCAAATGCTAACTTCTTGGCTCCTTCAGTCCCCTCCCCTGTTGCTTCTCTCTGTCATATTGCCTTATACTACTTCTATGGGTCTGACTCTCCAGTTAAATGATAAATACCATGGGAGCAGCAAATAGGTCTGGTTTATTTCTGTCTCCTGCAGATCAAGTAAAGATTTTTAATATGAATCACTGGATGATCAAATTTTATTCATCATGTTAATGACTGGGGGAAATTGTGAAAATCAATTATTCTGTGGCACCAGTGGGAAGACTTCTTGATCCATTGTTTGAGGACCAGGTTTTAGGTGTCTGATCAACCAAATGAAGTCAATTTGGGTTgctataattcatttaaaaacatttattgtgtttattcTGTACTGGGCACTGTCATTTGTGTCCAGGGAGCTGAATTAGTTGTAACTAAGGATCAAGGGCCCTAGAATTCCCTAGGTTCTGGGGACATGCTATTTTGGTGATGGCTGCTTTGACATCCTTGTTCCTCAGCGTGTAGATGAGAGGGTTGAGGACAGGTGTGAGAATAGCAAACACCACGTTGCCCACTATGTGGAAGTCAAGGGGTAGGTCAGCCCTGTAGGCCACATAGGCTATGGCAATGGATGAGTAGTAAGTGCCAACCACCAGGAGGTGGGAGCTGCAAGTGGAGAAGGCTTTGGAGCGTCCTTCTTGGGAGCTGATGCGAAGCACTGAGGCCAGGATGTGGGCATAGGAGAGAAGCACCAGGAGAAGGGGCAGGAAGGACACCACCATGGCGATGCAGAAGCCCATGAAGGTCTGGGGGGCGGTGTCAGAGCAGGAGGCCTGGACCACAGCTAAGTGGTCACAGAAGCAGTGGTAGATGTGAGCGATGTTTTCAAAAGTCATGTGGGAGGTCTGCACCACTGCTGGGATGGGCAGAAGGAGGGCAGTGAGCCAGGCACTGGCTGCCAGGGCAGCATTGGTCTGTGGGGT is a window of Cervus canadensis isolate Bull #8, Minnesota chromosome 11, ASM1932006v1, whole genome shotgun sequence DNA encoding:
- the LOC122449325 gene encoding olfactory receptor 2AT4-like; the protein is MEATCNGSKGSSPVFYLVGIPSLPESLFLLVFVIFLLIYLLILVGNALILVAVVIEPSLHKPMYFFLINLSALDILSTTTTIPKMLSLFLFGDHYLSFSACFLQMYLFHGLNCSEAFILVVMAYDRYVAVCRPLHYPVLMTPQTNAALAASAWLTALLLPIPAVVQTSHMTFENIAHIYHCFCDHLAVVQASCSDTAPQTFMGFCIAMVVSFLPLLLVLLSYAHILASVLRISSQEGRSKAFSTCSSHLLVVGTYYSSIAIAYVAYRADLPLDFHIVGNVVFAILTPVLNPLIYTLRNKDVKAAITKIACPQNLGNSRALDP